A genomic stretch from Luteolibacter flavescens includes:
- a CDS encoding lipopolysaccharide biosynthesis protein: MNHKRLLVRGVVFSYGALAAQIIYSFASIPLALSHLSTAEFGMFGVITTVTSYLMMAEFGMTESFIRHLFECKEAKDDSRLGRFFTASALSMGVAAFVVLGAGILMANIAAPLLDIPLELRREFMLVMLGQAFIASLNMIARVIGVPLIINHRQDLLQISQIGLFTIYYVALHLSFRAGYGIYSMLINQMAGILWIIAFYTVACQRSGYFKNLWSRSLPTRKEFVDVWNYSLKTFGVQMGVVVVAGLPQLLISSLVGLDAAGKWTVCTRVFGILRQLTFKPFAIALPMLLSFFVRGDTALVARRWAHVSQLVMASSGLAIAVAAANNARFVELWSGLQTGWGPLMHVNIAFFALCQIVAGLTFGPIGFNKKFGFTGFVPVLQVLVVAGGAMLLAGKTGSGGIIAFASLSYLLGMGIAGMIYLGKITSHNPVKLFISSIGRPLLVVPLVLVCSLGIAHLAASLPGYFGLSLSIALSCLVGLPMVGYLGVSSEVRSELFAMALKPIRRFRAKRRMLPADP, encoded by the coding sequence ATGAACCACAAGCGACTGCTGGTCCGGGGTGTTGTCTTCAGCTATGGAGCGCTGGCGGCGCAGATCATCTACTCCTTCGCGTCCATCCCGCTCGCGCTCTCGCACCTCTCGACGGCGGAGTTCGGGATGTTCGGGGTCATCACGACGGTGACCTCCTACCTGATGATGGCGGAATTCGGCATGACGGAGTCCTTCATCCGTCATCTCTTCGAGTGCAAGGAAGCGAAGGACGACTCCCGTCTCGGAAGATTCTTCACTGCGAGCGCCCTCTCGATGGGAGTGGCAGCCTTCGTGGTCCTGGGAGCAGGGATCCTGATGGCCAACATCGCAGCCCCCCTGCTCGACATCCCGCTGGAACTGCGCCGTGAATTCATGCTGGTGATGCTCGGGCAGGCATTCATCGCCTCGCTGAACATGATCGCCCGGGTGATCGGCGTCCCCCTGATCATCAATCACCGCCAGGATCTCCTCCAGATCTCGCAGATCGGTCTTTTCACCATCTACTACGTCGCGCTGCATCTCTCCTTCCGGGCCGGATATGGCATCTACTCGATGCTGATCAACCAGATGGCCGGCATCCTGTGGATCATCGCCTTCTATACTGTCGCCTGCCAGCGCAGCGGATATTTCAAAAACCTCTGGTCACGCTCGCTCCCCACCCGGAAGGAGTTCGTGGACGTGTGGAATTACTCGCTGAAGACCTTCGGCGTGCAGATGGGAGTGGTCGTCGTGGCTGGCCTGCCGCAACTGCTGATCTCATCGCTCGTCGGTCTGGATGCGGCGGGTAAATGGACGGTCTGCACGCGCGTCTTCGGCATCTTGCGCCAGCTCACCTTCAAGCCGTTCGCCATTGCGCTGCCCATGCTGCTGAGCTTCTTCGTCCGCGGGGATACCGCGCTCGTGGCCAGACGCTGGGCCCATGTCTCCCAGCTCGTGATGGCCTCCTCCGGCCTGGCCATCGCGGTCGCGGCGGCGAACAACGCCCGTTTCGTCGAACTGTGGTCCGGCTTGCAGACCGGCTGGGGCCCGCTGATGCACGTGAACATCGCGTTCTTCGCCCTGTGCCAAATCGTCGCCGGGCTCACCTTCGGCCCCATCGGCTTCAACAAGAAGTTTGGCTTCACCGGTTTCGTGCCTGTCCTGCAGGTCCTCGTGGTGGCTGGCGGCGCGATGCTCCTCGCCGGGAAGACCGGCAGCGGGGGCATCATCGCCTTCGCCTCGCTGAGCTACCTGCTGGGGATGGGCATCGCCGGCATGATTTACCTCGGGAAGATCACTTCCCACAATCCCGTCAAACTCTTCATCTCCTCGATCGGCAGGCCCCTGCTGGTGGTGCCGCTTGTTCTCGTCTGCTCGTTGGGTATCGCCCATCTGGCGGCTTCCTTGCCAGGCTACTTCGGACTCTCCTTGTCCATCGCTCTCTCCTGCCTCGTCGGCCTGCCGATGGTCGGCTATCTGGGGGTCTCCTCGGAGGTGCGAAGCGAGCTCTTCGCCATGGCGCTGAAGCCCATCCGCCGGTTCCGGGCCAAGAGGCGCATGCTTCCCGCGGATCCGTGA
- a CDS encoding glycosyltransferase family 4 protein: protein MTQPSTGTDPRVLFSGMVPWYINHTAREAGKLGSLGGYWMGSACPKGVDRSFYKRIWPYHLAQKAFYHLPFVDLEERMRWNNLPFYDAWISRQTLPDGVNVVHGPMGSCEALFRLADRSGRKVLKVFDSPNSHPTSQFGYWQRECDLYAHSSYKLPVAQWVRSRINREIEAADLVLCPSNFVRDTMVLNGIAPEKCFVSHFGVDTEIFRKRELLPERPTFISVGSLTVRKGQQYLFQAFEKVKKELPDAQLVCVGGMRPDFKKEMAKWQGRFEHFDNVPHTRLAEMLAKSTAFVLPSLEEGFARVLSEAMAVGLPILASYESGASTVVRDGVEGFILNPRNVDGLAEAMLRMARNKEENLAMGDASYIAGGKSNTWADYTKRLLEEYSLRISR, encoded by the coding sequence ATGACGCAACCAAGCACCGGCACCGATCCCCGCGTACTCTTCTCCGGAATGGTGCCCTGGTATATCAACCACACGGCACGCGAGGCGGGAAAACTCGGCAGCCTGGGCGGCTATTGGATGGGAAGCGCTTGCCCGAAGGGAGTGGACCGCAGCTTCTACAAGCGAATCTGGCCCTACCATCTGGCGCAGAAGGCCTTCTACCACCTCCCCTTCGTGGATCTGGAGGAGCGCATGCGGTGGAACAATCTCCCCTTCTACGACGCCTGGATCTCCCGGCAGACCCTGCCGGACGGTGTGAACGTGGTCCACGGCCCCATGGGATCCTGTGAAGCGCTTTTCCGCCTGGCCGACAGGAGCGGGCGGAAGGTGCTGAAGGTTTTCGACTCCCCGAACAGTCACCCGACGAGCCAATTCGGATACTGGCAGCGGGAATGCGACCTGTATGCTCACTCAAGCTACAAGCTGCCCGTTGCCCAGTGGGTGCGCTCGAGAATCAACCGCGAAATCGAGGCCGCGGACCTGGTGCTCTGCCCGAGCAACTTCGTCCGCGACACGATGGTCCTGAATGGCATCGCGCCAGAGAAATGCTTCGTCTCTCACTTCGGCGTGGACACTGAGATCTTCAGGAAGCGCGAGCTCCTGCCGGAGCGCCCCACCTTCATCTCCGTGGGGTCGCTGACCGTGCGGAAGGGCCAGCAATATCTCTTCCAGGCCTTTGAAAAGGTGAAGAAGGAACTGCCCGACGCACAACTGGTCTGCGTCGGCGGGATGAGGCCGGATTTCAAGAAGGAGATGGCCAAGTGGCAGGGCCGCTTCGAGCACTTCGACAACGTTCCCCACACGAGGCTGGCGGAGATGCTCGCGAAGAGCACCGCCTTCGTCCTGCCCTCGTTGGAGGAAGGGTTCGCGCGGGTGCTCTCCGAGGCAATGGCTGTCGGACTGCCGATCCTTGCAAGCTACGAGAGCGGGGCCTCGACTGTGGTCCGCGATGGCGTGGAAGGATTCATCCTCAACCCCCGGAACGTGGACGGCTTGGCCGAGGCCATGCTCCGGATGGCGCGAAACAAGGAGGAGAACCTCGCCATGGGCGATGCCTCCTACATCGCCGGCGGGAAATCGAATACCTGGGCGGACTACACCAAGCGCCTGCTCGAGGAATACTCCCTCCGCATTTCAAGATAG
- a CDS encoding acyltransferase — MKAIVLGIIRALAAAGMKRRGCKLGAGTIINGSPAVRRKGDGEIILEDGVTINSARWANWLGTSGSMMLSAEPGARLVLKRGCGVSSSQIIANRSIEIGEDTMIGAGCLLCDSDMHEVPLGSGKPVAMAPIKIGRGVFIGARCIILKGVTIGDGAVVGAGSVVTKDIPAGTLAGGNPASVLKELSPSPPGS, encoded by the coding sequence ATGAAAGCAATCGTCCTCGGTATCATCCGGGCACTGGCGGCAGCCGGCATGAAACGCCGTGGATGCAAGCTGGGTGCCGGCACGATCATCAATGGCTCCCCGGCCGTCCGCAGGAAGGGCGACGGCGAGATCATCCTCGAGGACGGGGTGACCATCAACTCCGCCCGGTGGGCCAACTGGCTGGGCACCTCCGGCTCCATGATGCTGAGCGCCGAGCCGGGAGCACGACTGGTGCTGAAGCGCGGCTGCGGCGTCTCCTCCTCACAGATCATCGCGAACCGGTCCATCGAGATCGGTGAGGATACCATGATCGGGGCGGGCTGCCTCCTCTGCGACTCGGACATGCACGAGGTGCCGCTCGGCTCCGGCAAGCCGGTGGCGATGGCACCGATCAAGATCGGCCGCGGAGTCTTCATCGGTGCCCGCTGCATCATCCTCAAGGGCGTCACCATCGGAGACGGTGCCGTGGTCGGCGCCGGATCGGTGGTGACCAAGGACATCCCCGCCGGAACGCTCGCCGGGGGAAATCCCGCCTCCGTTTTGAAAGAACTCTCCCCGTCCCCGCCGGGGTCCTGA
- a CDS encoding FkbM family methyltransferase: MLKKLLKRVIPPSALKRFSPLWENYKNDRFKKQKTGYFEFHGIRLGLPDRHPLPGLVAAQPYRDLCIGIVAKFISAKYPGKAIIDIGANVGDTAAILAAHSRNPLVLIEGSDFFFDYLSENAKRLPNPSVVRKVLISDGSPISGELQHWGGTAEFKESATGPRLETVRLSDVTPDEVCFVKSDTDGHDFKILGASMDWLASQKPVVLFESQIRNAEDLTAADALMESLHGAGYKHFIIWDAAGYHLLSTSELSAVAGLHRYLMKVVTAGVAGNVSNLDVACFHERDLDVFEQTTEWYRSY; the protein is encoded by the coding sequence ATGCTCAAGAAGCTTCTCAAAAGAGTCATCCCGCCAAGCGCTCTCAAGCGATTCTCCCCGCTATGGGAAAACTACAAGAATGACCGCTTCAAAAAGCAGAAGACCGGTTATTTTGAGTTCCACGGGATACGTCTTGGTCTTCCGGACCGGCATCCCCTTCCCGGCCTTGTCGCCGCCCAACCCTACCGGGATCTCTGCATCGGGATCGTGGCGAAATTCATCTCCGCGAAGTATCCGGGCAAGGCAATCATCGACATCGGCGCGAACGTGGGGGACACCGCCGCGATACTGGCGGCACATTCCAGGAACCCGCTGGTGCTCATCGAGGGCAGCGACTTCTTCTTCGACTACCTGTCCGAAAACGCGAAGCGCCTGCCAAATCCCAGTGTCGTCCGCAAGGTGCTGATCTCCGATGGAAGTCCCATCTCCGGGGAATTGCAGCATTGGGGCGGAACGGCGGAGTTCAAGGAATCGGCGACCGGCCCACGCCTCGAGACGGTCAGGCTGTCCGACGTCACGCCGGACGAAGTCTGCTTCGTGAAGTCCGACACGGACGGCCACGACTTCAAGATCCTGGGGGCTTCGATGGATTGGCTCGCATCGCAGAAGCCGGTGGTGCTGTTCGAGAGCCAGATCCGCAACGCGGAAGACCTCACCGCAGCCGATGCGCTGATGGAGAGCCTCCACGGTGCCGGCTACAAACATTTCATCATCTGGGACGCGGCGGGCTATCACCTGCTCTCCACGTCGGAACTGTCCGCCGTGGCAGGACTTCATCGCTACCTCATGAAGGTGGTGACCGCCGGCGTGGCCGGCAATGTGAGCAACCTCGATGTCGCCTGCTTCCACGAGCGGGATCTCGATGTCTTCGAGCAAACCACCGAGTGGTATCGTAGCTACTGA
- a CDS encoding glycosyltransferase family 4 protein, which produces MKVATCTPVDFAADEHFFGRDSGLMCRGFQEIGVSCVSVMPGARRADDPADQVRVTMDELSDAGWWRLLEVELVLLYAWGDPRFMKVATAIRDAGIKLVQSLDTAGLTTPYGDTREWWLSFAAMLGMPQPPGSRVKMIGKAGRDFIPAAFEKSRLKMINTSDKVASVSPPAAASVRRYAESLGFPEVSDKVIVVPHPVSPLMKSDGRPKERKIIVVGRWTSIDTGQKDPEMLMQVLGDFLPQRPEWRVEIIGRDSETLAGRCDGWSEDARSRVSFLAPMSRAKLAEHYATSRIIFCPSRFESFHISSGEALCCGCAVVVADHPLLASTGWFTTEQSGTLAPERTRGALTAALEAETDQWEKGARDPDAIAGTWSRRLYAGSVVRSLLEQMQMTGKSNLLSA; this is translated from the coding sequence ATGAAGGTGGCCACCTGCACGCCGGTCGATTTCGCCGCGGACGAGCATTTCTTCGGCCGGGACTCCGGGCTCATGTGCCGCGGATTCCAGGAGATCGGCGTGAGCTGCGTGTCGGTGATGCCGGGTGCCCGCCGCGCGGATGATCCCGCGGATCAAGTGAGGGTGACGATGGACGAGCTGTCCGACGCGGGTTGGTGGCGCTTGTTAGAGGTGGAGCTGGTGCTGCTCTACGCGTGGGGGGACCCGCGCTTCATGAAGGTGGCCACGGCGATCCGCGATGCGGGTATCAAGCTGGTGCAGAGCCTCGACACCGCAGGCCTGACGACGCCCTACGGCGACACCCGCGAGTGGTGGCTGTCCTTCGCCGCGATGCTGGGCATGCCGCAGCCCCCGGGAAGCCGGGTGAAAATGATCGGCAAGGCCGGTCGCGATTTTATCCCCGCCGCCTTCGAGAAGAGCCGGCTGAAGATGATCAATACTTCGGACAAGGTGGCATCGGTCTCCCCGCCCGCGGCGGCATCGGTGCGGCGCTATGCGGAGTCGCTCGGCTTTCCCGAAGTCTCGGACAAGGTGATCGTGGTCCCCCACCCCGTAAGCCCGCTGATGAAGTCGGACGGTCGTCCGAAGGAACGGAAGATCATCGTGGTGGGCCGATGGACATCGATCGATACGGGACAAAAGGACCCGGAGATGCTGATGCAGGTGCTCGGCGATTTCCTGCCGCAGCGGCCGGAGTGGCGCGTCGAGATCATCGGTCGCGACAGCGAGACACTGGCCGGGCGATGTGACGGGTGGAGCGAGGATGCAAGGTCCCGCGTCTCCTTCCTCGCACCGATGAGCCGCGCCAAGCTGGCGGAACACTACGCGACGAGCCGCATCATCTTCTGCCCGTCGAGATTCGAGTCCTTTCACATCAGCTCGGGCGAGGCCCTGTGCTGCGGGTGCGCCGTCGTGGTGGCGGATCATCCGCTGCTCGCGTCCACCGGGTGGTTCACCACGGAGCAGTCCGGCACGCTCGCGCCGGAACGCACGCGCGGCGCTTTGACAGCCGCACTCGAGGCAGAGACGGACCAGTGGGAAAAAGGTGCCCGCGATCCCGATGCCATCGCAGGAACGTGGTCGCGCCGGCTGTATGCGGGGTCCGTCGTGCGGAGCCTGCTCGAACAAATGCAGATGACCGGGAAATCCAACCTGCTATCAGCCTGA
- a CDS encoding glycosyltransferase family 4 protein gives MKIAVIAGGGMGGTEKAAYLFAAELSRRGHEVEALTDANGCRVSSLLEAGVKIREISLTREGFEGYLREARPDVVHNHTSGYADHRALYHALDSLGTSRPRLIETNVFGRLKDAWEGDRVDMRMFVSMASGCQAFRRPRIYKGPPSPDRHTVLYNPLPHETAAPAAAPKVSRASLGIPDDACVLVRVGRPGHKWAEWECEAYRRAKPAHPHLRLILMEPTDSLKKSIRDGRHGEGIHVLEATSDQDFIDALYRLSDVMLHASRFGESYGYTLAEGMREGLPIITRTTPWADNAQVELIEHGKTGYVCGGIAGMTKALGLLAADPALRRRMGDEAKARVKTLSDLSQETDLLEDVMHFVVTGQRGDVMKERHDAWMNFMTREFHAREWDILERSGGYAAARAHGIYRQSRVALTSRYWDLRASMR, from the coding sequence ATGAAAATCGCTGTCATCGCGGGCGGTGGGATGGGAGGTACCGAGAAGGCGGCCTACCTTTTCGCAGCAGAGCTTTCACGCCGCGGCCATGAAGTGGAAGCGCTGACCGATGCCAACGGCTGCCGGGTGAGCTCGCTGCTGGAAGCCGGGGTGAAGATCCGCGAGATCAGCCTGACGCGCGAGGGCTTCGAGGGCTACCTGCGCGAGGCCCGGCCGGACGTGGTCCACAATCACACCTCGGGCTACGCCGATCATCGCGCGCTGTACCACGCGCTCGACAGCCTCGGCACGTCGCGACCACGCCTCATCGAGACGAATGTTTTCGGACGCTTGAAGGACGCATGGGAGGGCGATCGCGTGGACATGCGGATGTTCGTGTCCATGGCGAGCGGCTGCCAGGCCTTCCGCCGTCCGCGGATCTACAAGGGACCGCCCTCTCCCGATCGCCACACGGTGCTCTACAATCCGCTGCCGCACGAGACTGCTGCACCTGCGGCAGCACCAAAGGTCAGCCGCGCCTCGCTGGGCATCCCGGACGATGCGTGCGTGCTGGTCCGCGTCGGGCGGCCAGGGCACAAGTGGGCGGAGTGGGAGTGCGAGGCCTACCGCCGCGCGAAGCCTGCCCATCCGCACCTGCGGCTCATCCTGATGGAGCCCACGGATTCGCTGAAGAAATCCATCCGGGACGGTCGCCATGGCGAGGGCATCCATGTGCTGGAGGCGACTTCCGACCAGGACTTCATCGACGCGCTCTACCGCCTCTCCGACGTGATGCTCCATGCGAGCCGCTTCGGGGAAAGCTACGGCTACACGCTCGCCGAGGGCATGCGCGAGGGGCTGCCGATCATCACGCGCACGACACCGTGGGCGGACAATGCGCAGGTCGAACTGATCGAGCACGGCAAGACCGGCTACGTCTGCGGCGGCATCGCGGGCATGACAAAGGCACTCGGGCTGCTCGCCGCCGACCCGGCACTCCGGCGCCGGATGGGAGATGAAGCGAAAGCGCGGGTGAAGACGCTCTCCGATCTCTCACAGGAGACCGACCTGCTGGAGGACGTGATGCACTTCGTCGTGACCGGCCAGCGCGGCGACGTGATGAAGGAGCGCCACGACGCGTGGATGAACTTCATGACCCGCGAGTTCCACGCGCGCGAGTGGGACATCCTCGAAAGATCCGGCGGATATGCCGCTGCACGCGCGCATGGGATCTATCGCCAGAGCCGTGTGGCGCTCACGTCCCGCTACTGGGACCTGCGGGCGAGTATGAGATAA
- a CDS encoding glycosyltransferase family 4 protein, whose translation MPLRIAIIADFPWASLDGSATGRGGGQGCTWLPQLAENFERHPDLEIHWISLDRRGAGGESVRKYGQHFVRLKGTSVSVDLALGCLPTRRTMRKYLRALKPDIVHAWGTESIYPVALRDFKGPTILSMQGVLTEYKRIGGLPDDWRWRRMIAGEAAMIRSATIVTCESGWGMAKVKEVVPTAHCRMVEYGVHPRFFDVPWQPDAAKPYVLYVGGTGTRKGFDLLLDALAHIPDRKWELRLAGDDAMRAEVERRGLKDVECLGLLAWDEMEKQLRGAWASVLPTRGDTSPNSVKEARVIGVPVITSRHGGQAGYIRDGENGRLVDPLTDESLAEALTDVMSSHDRAIALGHGRHQEDRDYLSAERTAKGFADIYRELAKGGGPR comes from the coding sequence ATGCCCCTGCGCATCGCTATCATCGCCGACTTCCCGTGGGCCTCGCTCGACGGGAGTGCCACCGGGCGGGGCGGAGGCCAGGGCTGTACCTGGCTGCCGCAGCTCGCGGAGAATTTCGAGCGCCATCCGGACCTGGAGATCCACTGGATCTCGCTGGACCGTCGCGGCGCGGGCGGGGAGTCTGTTAGAAAATACGGACAGCACTTCGTGCGGCTGAAGGGGACCTCGGTCAGCGTCGATCTGGCGCTCGGCTGCCTGCCGACGCGGCGCACGATGCGGAAGTATCTCCGCGCGCTGAAGCCGGACATTGTCCATGCGTGGGGCACCGAGTCGATCTATCCCGTGGCGCTGCGCGATTTCAAGGGGCCGACGATCCTGTCGATGCAGGGCGTGCTCACGGAATACAAGCGCATCGGCGGGCTGCCGGATGACTGGCGCTGGCGGCGTATGATCGCAGGCGAGGCCGCGATGATCCGCTCGGCGACCATCGTGACCTGCGAGTCCGGCTGGGGCATGGCGAAGGTGAAGGAAGTGGTGCCGACCGCGCACTGCCGCATGGTGGAGTATGGCGTGCATCCCCGTTTCTTCGACGTGCCATGGCAACCGGATGCCGCGAAACCCTACGTGCTCTACGTGGGTGGCACCGGCACGCGGAAGGGCTTCGACCTGCTGCTCGATGCGCTGGCACACATCCCCGACCGGAAGTGGGAGCTGAGGCTCGCCGGGGACGATGCGATGCGCGCGGAAGTCGAGCGACGCGGCCTGAAGGATGTCGAGTGCCTGGGCCTGCTGGCCTGGGATGAAATGGAAAAGCAGCTTCGCGGAGCATGGGCCTCCGTGCTGCCCACCCGCGGCGATACCAGCCCGAATTCCGTGAAGGAAGCGCGCGTCATCGGCGTGCCGGTGATCACCTCGCGCCACGGCGGACAGGCAGGCTACATCCGGGACGGGGAGAATGGCAGGCTCGTCGATCCGCTGACCGATGAATCGCTGGCGGAAGCACTCACCGACGTGATGTCGTCCCATGACCGGGCCATTGCCCTGGGCCACGGTCGCCATCAGGAAGACCGCGACTATCTCAGCGCGGAGCGCACGGCGAAGGGCTTCGCCGACATCTACCGGGAACTCGCGAAGGGAGGTGGCCCGCGATGA
- a CDS encoding FkbM family methyltransferase, with the protein MAFDKSITSSSFPRSLRALMAGFRHDFFYSLLHRPISGLEDLGDPKDSCNWTILTRDLKPDSVVYCAGVGRDISFEHAIADGFGPVVHLLDPSPTGLATMQLPENQRPQFVFHPMALAGYSGTLELGPPGDAAEGSWMSLESDSDGPVATGPTVSVPCETVGSLMKRLGHTKIDLLKIDIEGAEYGVLDSLLSDNLPVRQIAVEFHNGVLPGIPRSRTIAMLWKMYKSGYRLIHKGGSNHTLLRKEDL; encoded by the coding sequence ATGGCCTTCGACAAATCAATCACCTCAAGCTCCTTCCCGCGCTCCCTTCGCGCCCTGATGGCAGGATTCCGGCACGACTTCTTCTACTCGCTGCTCCATCGGCCAATCTCCGGGCTGGAGGATCTGGGGGATCCGAAGGACTCGTGCAACTGGACCATCCTCACCCGTGACCTGAAGCCGGACAGCGTGGTCTACTGCGCCGGTGTCGGCCGCGATATCTCCTTCGAGCATGCCATCGCCGATGGCTTCGGACCGGTGGTTCACCTGCTCGATCCTTCCCCGACGGGATTGGCTACGATGCAGCTGCCCGAGAACCAGCGTCCGCAGTTCGTCTTCCACCCGATGGCTCTCGCCGGCTACAGCGGCACCCTCGAGCTGGGCCCGCCGGGCGATGCCGCGGAGGGATCGTGGATGTCCCTCGAGTCCGATTCGGACGGCCCCGTCGCGACCGGCCCGACCGTGAGCGTCCCCTGCGAAACCGTGGGCAGCCTGATGAAGCGCCTCGGCCACACGAAGATCGACCTGCTCAAGATCGACATCGAAGGCGCGGAATACGGCGTGCTGGATTCACTACTCTCCGACAACCTGCCGGTCCGCCAGATCGCGGTGGAATTCCACAACGGCGTGCTACCCGGCATTCCCCGGAGCCGCACCATCGCCATGCTCTGGAAGATGTACAAGAGCGGCTACCGGCTGATCCACAAGGGAGGCAGCAACCATACCCTGCTGCGCAAGGAAGACCTCTGA
- a CDS encoding FkbM family methyltransferase, which translates to MASITNAIRRYRNLLKSSFQLGASPGDSLKIFYWGAVKPSLCARNLGKHDPAEIIKLRVLSGGNASDIFIRDNGLDIYTVLEILPGGELNPKLHHDFEPQTIYDLGANIGISTLYLLNHFPQAQVVAFEPEPGNYAIASRNLEGQPRATLLERAVSNTRGVMNFTCGTDIRGGKLADEGASGEQVRQVQVSSIDEMVHEEGRPCPCYLKIDVEGAELSVLEGMSRSMGDIRVIFIETHSPELHESCRDHLVRSGLKIVEDKWMTKFGALWAVRA; encoded by the coding sequence ATGGCTTCGATCACCAACGCAATCCGGAGATACCGGAACCTTCTCAAGTCTTCCTTCCAACTGGGCGCTTCCCCAGGGGACTCTTTGAAGATCTTCTACTGGGGGGCGGTGAAGCCATCGCTCTGCGCGCGAAACCTCGGCAAGCATGATCCTGCGGAGATCATCAAACTGAGGGTCCTCTCCGGCGGGAATGCGAGCGACATCTTCATCCGCGACAATGGCCTCGATATCTACACCGTCCTGGAGATCCTGCCGGGCGGGGAGCTGAATCCGAAGCTCCACCACGACTTCGAGCCGCAGACCATCTACGACCTGGGGGCAAACATCGGAATCTCCACGCTGTATCTGCTGAATCATTTCCCACAGGCGCAGGTCGTCGCCTTCGAGCCCGAGCCCGGGAACTACGCCATCGCCAGCCGGAACCTCGAGGGCCAGCCAAGGGCGACCCTGCTGGAACGCGCGGTGTCGAACACCCGGGGCGTCATGAACTTCACCTGCGGCACGGACATCCGTGGCGGCAAGCTGGCGGACGAAGGCGCGAGCGGGGAACAGGTCCGCCAGGTCCAGGTCTCGAGCATCGACGAGATGGTGCATGAAGAAGGGCGGCCCTGCCCCTGCTACCTCAAGATCGATGTCGAGGGAGCCGAACTCTCCGTGCTCGAGGGCATGTCCCGGTCCATGGGAGACATCCGGGTCATCTTCATCGAAACGCATTCACCCGAGCTGCACGAATCCTGCCGGGATCACCTCGTGAGGTCCGGGCTGAAGATCGTCGAGGACAAGTGGATGACGAAGTTCGGCGCGCTGTGGGCAGTGCGCGCATGA